The following nucleotide sequence is from Psychroflexus torquis ATCC 700755.
GTCGTCAAAGATTTACAGCAGCAAGGTGTGAAGGTCATGTCGATAGAGCAAGCTGAAGATTCGATATCATTAAAGGACTTTAATCCTAGACAGAATCAACTCTATGCCCTAGTCTTAGGTCATGAGGTAAAAGGGGTTCAACAAGAGGTTGTAGACCAATCTGACGGGGTTCTTGAAATTCCACAATTAGGGACCAAGCATTCTTTAAACATCTCAGTAACAACTGGCATTTGTGTGTGGGATTTTATGTCAAAAACACAGGGTATTTAATTTATTGAATTTTGAAAAGTTGAAGTCTCTCTAAATTCTCTTTTACGCTTTTTCTTCCTCTACTTTTTTTTGAAGCATTTTCAATTCATCTCTAAATCTAGCAGCTTCCATAAAGTCAAGATCCTTCGCAGCTTTTTCCATAGATTTTCTCACCTTGGTCATTCTCTTTTTCAAGTCGCTTTCAGAATAATTAGCGACAGCTTCTTCTGCAGCTTCAAGGGTTGGCATTTCTATCACTTCGTAGGGTTCCTTTTTCTTTCCACTTAAGGCAGAATCCAAGGATTTTTTGACAGCCTGTGGTGTAATGTTATGTTTTATATTGTAATCAATTTGTTTTTGGCGTCTATAATCGGTTTGGTCCATGGTTTTCTGCATGCTAACTGTAATTTTATCTGCATACAGTATGCCTTTGCCTTCCAGATGTCTAGCGGCTCTCCCTATAGTTTGAGTCAGTGTTCTGTTACTTCTTAAAAAGCCCTCTTTATCCGCATCCAAAATGGCCACCAAAGATACTTCAGGTAAATCTAGACCTTCCCTCAGTAAATTTACACCCACCAAAACATCAAACACTCCTTTTCTTAAGTCAGACATAATTTCAACTCTTTCTAAAGTGTCGATATCACTGTGGATATACCGGGTTCTTATTTTTACTCTGGTCAAATACTTGGACAACTCTTCTGCCATTCGTTTGGTTAGAGTTGTTACCAATATTCTTTGATCTTTATCAACTCTGATATTAATTTCTTCAATGAGATCATCGATTTGATTCTGACTAGGTCGTACTTCTATCACTGGATCCAATAATCCTGTTGGTCTTATGACCTGCTCAACAACTACTCCACCAGATTTTTGCAATTCATAATCAGCTGGAGTAGCACTCACATAGACCACCTGGTTTTGCAAAGCTTCGTATTCTTCTAGCCTTAGCGGCCTATTGTCCATGGCAGCAGGTAGTCTAAATCCATAATCTACCAAGTTTTCCTTACGAGATCGGTCACCACCATACATAGCCCCTACTTGGGGAATGGTAACGTGACTTTCATCCACAATCATTAAAAAATCGTCTGGAAAATAATCAATCAAACAAAATGGTCTTGTGCCTGGCTTCCTTCCGTCTAAATACCTAGAGTAGTTTTCAATTCCAGAGCAATAGCCTAATTCTTTTATCATTTCAAGATCGAAGTTGGTTCGTTCCTCGATACGTTTAGCTTCTAAAGGTTTTCCTATATCTTTAAAGTATTCAATCTGTTTTCCTAGATCGATAGCAATTTGATCGATAGCTTGATTTAGGATATCAGGGGAAGTCACGAAAATATTGGCAGGATAAATATTTAATTTATCATATTTCGCCATAACCTCTTTGGTTTCAACATCAAAAGCTTCAATCTCTTCAATTTCGTCACCAAAGAAGTGAATGCGATAAGCATGATCAGCATAGCCCGGAAACACATCTAAGGTATCTCCTTTTATTCTGAAATTACCACGATTAAATAGAGCTTCTGTTCTAGAGTATAAACTTTGTACCAAACGTTGAAGAAGTTTAGTTCTTGAAATCTGCTGATCCACTTCGATAGAAATAACATTCTTTTGAAATTCTGCGGGGTTTCCAATACCATACAGACAACTTACCGAAGCAACAACTATAACATCTCGCCGTCCTGAAAGTAATGAGGAAGTGGTGCTTAGTCTAAGTTTTTCAATTTCATCATTGATGGATAGATCTTTTTCAATATAAGTTCCACTTGAAGGGATAAAGGCTTCTGGCTGGTAATAATCATAATAGGACACAAAATATTCAACGGCACTATCAGGAAAAAACGCTTTGAATTCTGAATAGAGTTGTGCCGCTAGAGTTTTATTATGAGCCAGAACCAGTGTTGGTCTTTGAACCTCTTCCACCACATTGGCCATGGTGAAGGTCTTTCCCGATCCTGTGACGCCCAATAAAGTTTGATACCGCTCATTATTATGAAGACCCTTTACCAGTTTATCGATCGCTTGAGGTTGGTCGCCAGCAGGTTTGAAATCTGATTTCAGAGTGAATTTCATAAAGTTAATTTTTGGCGAATATACTTGGAAAGGAAGTCATCGCAAACTTTCTTTATGTCCTTTGGCATTACTTTCACAAGTGAATATACTTCAAAATATAGGTAACAATTCGACTCTTTATGTTACTGAAAAATAATCTCTTTATTGGTTTTTGGTATTTTTTTGACTTGATATGGAATCAACAGAGGTAAGGTGACCATAGAACCTTCTGGAGAGTTATTTTGAATTTTGAAGACAAGTGTGGTTTCATTTTCACTTTCAAATAAAATATCAATAGAATACCCGCTGGTATTTCTAACTTCATCTGTAGCTATTAATAGTATATCTTGTTGAAAGTTGATTGGGTTTTCATCAAAATAACTTAGAAATGATTCTTTGTCTGCAAAGGTGTTTTCAAGTTCAGATTGATTGCTGATACTGAAATTTTGATTGGCTAGGGATCTATTTTCATCGTTAAAATTGCCGTCTTTGACGAATTCTAATCTAGAATCAGCTTTAGTCATATCATCCTCTGAAGAGCAGCTGAAAAGCACCATGGAAAGCAGTAGAAGAAGGATAGGTTTCATAATTCATTTTTTATTAAGAGGCTAAAAGTGGGTAAGGCATGCTTTAGTTTAATGAAAACCTTACTAAAACTTCACTCTTCACTTCCATTTGATCAAAAGATAGGTTTGGAGAATAGGTTTCATTTATAGAGGAAGCTCCTCTTATCTGTACACCAGAAGCTTTTCCTTGTAAAGCATAGGTATAGGAGTTGGTTTCCGAAATATATATCGCCTTACCAATATCTTGCCCTATAGCTTTAGACATTGCTCCAGCAGCTTCTTTTGCATTAGTTACCGCTTTTGCTTTCATCTGTGATTGAATAAGATCAATTTGAGAGTGTTCCGTTTTTCCTAAGTTGATATTAGAAATCTCAATGTCTTGTAATGCGTTTAAGACCTTACCTAAAGTAGAGGCCTGATACACCAAAAGGCTGTAGGACTTATTTTTTAGAACTTTCTGACCAGACAAAAAATAAGATTTAAAGTTACTCCCAGCATCAGCTACAAAGAGTTGCTTTTCAATATCAATAGATAGTTTTTCTAATTCTGAAATCATCTTTTGTTCCAGCTTTTCGACGCTTGTTCTTCCATTGGTATCGTCTTTAGATATTAAAATATCCAAGTAAATCCTGTCTGGACTTACTAAAGTGTCAGCGGTACCTCCAATACCAATTTAAACCTATAATGTCGCAATAAATCGTTTCTTTTTTGCCTGCTTTTCATCAAAAATAATTACCGTAACTAAGGCTATGCTAATTATTTTAACTTCAATCAATCAAAAAACCTGTGCTGAGCTACGTCGTAGTATAATTCAATTTATTCGTACGACATTATAAATTTAATTTGGTATAACTTCTATATAAGGTTGATCTATAAAGTTTTTTTGCTGAGCTATAGCGTTGGAGATACATAAGAAGAATATTAAAAAGCTGAGTAAAGATTTCATAAGGTTTCAGTTTAAAAAAGATTAAGTTAGTTTTATGTACAGGTCAGCGTTTCAAAGTGAAATTACCTGTTTCTACCCGACCATCTGAAAATTGGATGCGGAACCAATAGTCATCCGTGGGCATATTTTCACCAGTATAGGTTCCATCCCATCCCCGATCTTG
It contains:
- a CDS encoding RNA methyltransferase; translation: MPRKLKNRELIRKTDEEFKDSPKTPLILILDNIRSLNNIGSVFRTSDAFLIQKIYLCGITATPPHKDIQKTALGATQTVDWAYVENTLEVVKDLQQQGVKVMSIEQAEDSISLKDFNPRQNQLYALVLGHEVKGVQQEVVDQSDGVLEIPQLGTKHSLNISVTTGICVWDFMSKTQGI
- the uvrB gene encoding excinuclease ABC subunit UvrB, whose translation is MKFTLKSDFKPAGDQPQAIDKLVKGLHNNERYQTLLGVTGSGKTFTMANVVEEVQRPTLVLAHNKTLAAQLYSEFKAFFPDSAVEYFVSYYDYYQPEAFIPSSGTYIEKDLSINDEIEKLRLSTTSSLLSGRRDVIVVASVSCLYGIGNPAEFQKNVISIEVDQQISRTKLLQRLVQSLYSRTEALFNRGNFRIKGDTLDVFPGYADHAYRIHFFGDEIEEIEAFDVETKEVMAKYDKLNIYPANIFVTSPDILNQAIDQIAIDLGKQIEYFKDIGKPLEAKRIEERTNFDLEMIKELGYCSGIENYSRYLDGRKPGTRPFCLIDYFPDDFLMIVDESHVTIPQVGAMYGGDRSRKENLVDYGFRLPAAMDNRPLRLEEYEALQNQVVYVSATPADYELQKSGGVVVEQVIRPTGLLDPVIEVRPSQNQIDDLIEEINIRVDKDQRILVTTLTKRMAEELSKYLTRVKIRTRYIHSDIDTLERVEIMSDLRKGVFDVLVGVNLLREGLDLPEVSLVAILDADKEGFLRSNRTLTQTIGRAARHLEGKGILYADKITVSMQKTMDQTDYRRQKQIDYNIKHNITPQAVKKSLDSALSGKKKEPYEVIEMPTLEAAEEAVANYSESDLKKRMTKVRKSMEKAAKDLDFMEAARFRDELKMLQKKVEEEKA
- a CDS encoding protease complex subunit PrcB family protein; the protein is MKPILLLLLSMVLFSCSSEDDMTKADSRLEFVKDGNFNDENRSLANQNFSISNQSELENTFADKESFLSYFDENPINFQQDILLIATDEVRNTSGYSIDILFESENETTLVFKIQNNSPEGSMVTLPLLIPYQVKKIPKTNKEIIFQ
- a CDS encoding SIMPL domain-containing protein (The SIMPL domain is named for its presence in mouse protein SIMPL (signalling molecule that associates with mouse pelle-like kinase). Bacterial member BP26, from Brucella, was shown to assemble into a channel-like structure, while YggE from E. coli has been associated with resistance to oxidative stress.), coding for MGIGGTADTLVSPDRIYLDILISKDDTNGRTSVEKLEQKMISELEKLSIDIEKQLFVADAGSNFKSYFLSGQKVLKNKSYSLLVYQASTLGKVLNALQDIEISNINLGKTEHSQIDLIQSQMKAKAVTNAKEAAGAMSKAIGQDIGKAIYISETNSYTYALQGKASGVQIRGASSINETYSPNLSFDQMEVKSEVLVRFSLN